The region CCGGCCTCTGGGCCCGCACGGACGGCATCGGCGTCTGGAAGGCCCCGGCCAACGAGGTGCTGCGCGGTGCGTTGGACCTCGAGTACCAGATGACCACCGGTGAGCAGGAGATCCTGAACCCGGTCGGCATCAACGCCATCCGCGCGTTCGGTGTCCGCGGCATCCGCGTGTGGGGCGCTCGGACCACGTCCAGCGACCCGCTGTGGCGCTACCTGAACGTCCGCCGGCTCTTCAACTACATCGAGGACTCGCTCATCGGCGGTACGCAGTGGGTGGTCTTCGAGCCGAACGACGCGAACCTCTGGGCTCGCGCGCGACGCACCGTCAACGCGTTCCTCCTGGGCCTCTGGCGCGCAGGGGCGATGGTCGGCGCGACGCCGGACGCCGGCTTCTACGTGAAGTGCGACGAGGAGACGAACCCACGGGAGGCCGTGGACGAGGGGCGCGTGACCATCGAGATCGGCGTCGCGGCGGTGAAGCCGGCCGAGTTCGTGGTCATCCGCATCGGCCAGTGGGCCGGCCCGGGCGCCGAGTAGGCGTCCGACCGGAAGCACAGTAACGACTCCAGCCAT is a window of bacterium DNA encoding:
- a CDS encoding phage tail sheath family protein, encoding GLWARTDGIGVWKAPANEVLRGALDLEYQMTTGEQEILNPVGINAIRAFGVRGIRVWGARTTSSDPLWRYLNVRRLFNYIEDSLIGGTQWVVFEPNDANLWARARRTVNAFLLGLWRAGAMVGATPDAGFYVKCDEETNPREAVDEGRVTIEIGVAAVKPAEFVVIRIGQWAGPGAE